One part of the Rutidosis leptorrhynchoides isolate AG116_Rl617_1_P2 chromosome 1, CSIRO_AGI_Rlap_v1, whole genome shotgun sequence genome encodes these proteins:
- the LOC139872447 gene encoding uncharacterized protein, translating to MTRLISTTFRSLKPHNSQFRKSPAISSPTKSKSKSIPSPSVVSFESQSQNLINNWSVYLILSTNPPIKTYVGVTNNFSRRLRQHNGELKGGAKASQAGRPWICACIIQGFENKSEACKFEYRWKYISSKMSRKKKSEEGGLHLLQHRDAALKKVKDSVDCSHLEFDWKLAII from the exons ATGACGAGGTTAATTTCGACCACATTCCGATCACTCAAACCTCATAATTCCCAATTTCGAAAATCTCCGGCTATTTCATCACcaacaaagtcaaagtcaaagtcaattcCATCACCCTCGGTGGTCTCCTTTGAATCTCAATCACAAAATCTGATTAACAATTGGTCTGTATACCTCATTCTTTCTACCAATCCCCCGATCAAAACTTACGTCGGCGTCACCAACAATTTCTCTCGTCG TTTAAGACAACATAATGGTGAACTAAAGGGTGGCGCTAAAGCGTCACAGGCTGGCAGGCCATGGATCTGTGCATGTATTATTCAAGGTTTTGAAAATAAAAGTGAAG CATGCAAGTTCGAGTATAGATGGAAATATATATCAAGTAAAATGTCACGTAAAAAGAAATCGGAAGAGGGAGGGCTTCATTTGTTGCAGCATAGAGATGCAGCACTGAAGAAAGTGAAAGATTCAGTCGACTGTAGTCACTTGGAATTTGACTGGAAATTAGCCATCATATGA